A single genomic interval of Halorubrum aethiopicum harbors:
- a CDS encoding CPBP family intramembrane glutamic endopeptidase: protein MVELRRTTASTVAILVALAGIPLVELAAELRLGGDGLLALAVRDLLVKWAFAVAIVAVVVRVERRSLSSVGVARPGWGDIGAAVLVFVLGAVSYPFTTPLLRSFGFETTVGGIERLATYPPAFVLALALTAALTEELLYRGYPIERIAERTGSTAVAAGVTVLCFVVFHVPYWGVGGTLQIGVNAVLLTLLYVWRRNLVACVLSHAITDVYAFIVVPRYLSQYL, encoded by the coding sequence ATGGTTGAACTCCGACGCACCACGGCCTCGACCGTCGCGATCCTCGTCGCCCTCGCCGGGATCCCGCTGGTCGAACTCGCCGCCGAACTCCGGCTCGGAGGCGACGGCCTGCTCGCGCTCGCGGTCAGGGACCTCCTCGTCAAGTGGGCGTTCGCCGTCGCGATCGTGGCCGTCGTCGTGCGGGTCGAACGGCGCTCCCTCTCGTCCGTCGGCGTCGCCCGACCGGGATGGGGCGATATCGGCGCCGCAGTCCTCGTGTTCGTACTCGGTGCCGTGAGCTACCCGTTCACGACCCCGCTCTTGCGCTCGTTCGGCTTCGAAACGACGGTCGGCGGGATCGAACGGCTGGCCACGTATCCCCCGGCGTTCGTGCTCGCGCTCGCTCTCACGGCGGCGCTCACCGAGGAGCTCCTGTATCGGGGATACCCCATCGAACGGATCGCGGAACGGACCGGAAGCACCGCCGTCGCCGCGGGGGTTACCGTCCTCTGTTTCGTCGTCTTCCACGTCCCGTACTGGGGAGTGGGCGGGACGCTACAGATCGGCGTCAACGCGGTCCTGTTGACGCTGCTCTACGTCTGGCGGAGAAACCTCGTCGCGTGCGTTCTCTCCCACGCGATCACCGACGTCTACGCGTTCATCGTCGTTCCGCGGTACCTCAGTCAGTACCTCTGA
- a CDS encoding Zn-ribbon domain-containing OB-fold protein: protein MSDRNTGYDEWIDALAAGEGYALVCPEGHGSLPPRRVCPECGSSPLSEEPLPAEGTVETYTVVHVPSPRFSDDAPYVTAVARFGPVRLTGIVRGVGPDADDGDGDAIEVGTAVEAGVGERETDGGRIVVLRPVET from the coding sequence ATGAGCGACCGGAACACCGGCTACGACGAGTGGATCGACGCGCTCGCGGCGGGCGAGGGGTACGCGCTCGTCTGTCCGGAGGGCCACGGCTCGCTGCCGCCGCGACGCGTGTGTCCGGAGTGCGGGTCGTCCCCGCTCTCGGAGGAGCCGCTTCCGGCGGAGGGGACCGTCGAGACGTACACCGTCGTCCACGTCCCCTCGCCGCGGTTCTCGGACGACGCCCCCTACGTCACCGCCGTCGCCCGGTTCGGACCGGTCCGGCTGACGGGGATCGTTCGGGGAGTCGGCCCCGATGCCGACGACGGCGACGGCGACGCGATCGAGGTCGGCACCGCGGTCGAGGCCGGCGTCGGCGAACGCGAGACCGACGGCGGGCGGATCGTCGTCCTCCGACCGGTCGAGACCTGA
- a CDS encoding thiolase domain-containing protein, with translation MTEVRVAGVGLTRFGSHPERTGRDLFAEAADRAFADAGVDRTDVEELNYGNFMGALAEHQGHQAPLMAEAAGVRCPATRYESACASAGVAVREAVRTVAAGDADVVLAGGMERMTNLDTEGATEGLAIAADDLFEVRAGVTFPGAYALMARAYFEAHGGSREDLAHIAAKNHENALPNEYAQFRSEVSVEEALESPPVAEPLHLYDACPITDGASALVFVSAEYAADNDLDAPVAVTGTGQGTDRMALADRTEIAATPAAADAATAAYDDAGIGPGDVDLAEVHDCFTIAEVLAIESLGLADPGEGIAAAREGRTTADGDLPVNLSGGLKAKGHPVGATGGSQIAEVTRLLRGDHPNSEHVPDAEVGVAHNAGGTVASAVVHVLEVAE, from the coding sequence ATGACCGAGGTACGCGTCGCCGGCGTCGGACTCACGCGGTTCGGGAGCCACCCCGAGCGGACGGGTCGGGACCTGTTCGCGGAGGCGGCCGACCGCGCGTTCGCGGACGCCGGCGTCGACCGGACTGACGTCGAGGAGCTGAACTACGGGAACTTCATGGGCGCGCTCGCGGAACACCAGGGCCACCAGGCCCCGCTGATGGCGGAGGCCGCCGGCGTGCGCTGTCCGGCCACCCGCTACGAGTCGGCGTGCGCGTCGGCGGGCGTCGCGGTCCGCGAGGCGGTCCGGACGGTGGCGGCGGGCGACGCGGACGTCGTCCTCGCCGGCGGGATGGAGCGGATGACGAACCTCGACACCGAGGGGGCCACGGAGGGGCTCGCGATCGCGGCGGACGACCTCTTCGAGGTGCGGGCGGGGGTCACGTTCCCCGGCGCGTACGCGCTGATGGCCCGCGCCTACTTCGAGGCGCACGGCGGGAGCCGCGAGGACCTCGCGCATATCGCCGCGAAGAACCACGAGAACGCCCTCCCGAACGAGTACGCGCAGTTCCGCAGCGAGGTCTCCGTCGAGGAGGCGCTCGAGTCCCCGCCCGTGGCGGAGCCGCTCCACCTCTACGACGCCTGTCCGATCACCGACGGCGCGAGCGCGCTCGTGTTCGTCTCCGCGGAGTACGCCGCCGACAACGACCTCGACGCGCCGGTCGCCGTGACCGGCACCGGCCAGGGGACGGACCGGATGGCGCTCGCGGACCGGACGGAGATCGCCGCGACGCCCGCGGCCGCCGACGCGGCGACCGCCGCCTACGACGATGCCGGGATCGGGCCGGGCGACGTCGACCTCGCGGAGGTCCACGACTGTTTCACCATCGCCGAGGTGCTCGCGATCGAGTCGCTCGGGCTCGCCGATCCGGGCGAGGGGATCGCCGCCGCCCGCGAGGGACGCACGACCGCCGACGGCGACCTGCCGGTAAACCTCTCGGGCGGGCTGAAGGCGAAGGGCCACCCGGTCGGCGCGACGGGCGGGTCGCAGATCGCCGAGGTGACGCGGCTGCTTCGCGGCGATCACCCGAACAGCGAGCACGTCCCGGACGCCGAGGTGGGCGTCGCCCACAACGCGGGCGGGACGGTCGCGAGCGCCGTCGTCCACGTGCTGGAGGTGGCGGAATGA
- a CDS encoding proteasome assembly chaperone family protein — protein sequence MDDIEIDEVATPELDDPVLIEGLPGVGHVGKLAAEHLLEEFDGELVRRVYATEFPPQVSVDGEDGVAELTCAEFHAVETDGADLLVLTGDHQAGSNAGHYRLTSTFLDVAESFGTERAFALGGVPTGELVEEYTVLGAVSESALADDLREADVEFRPDEPAGGIVGVSGLVLGLGGRRGLEAACLMGETSGYLVDPKSARAVLEVLESLLEFELGYDSLEDRAEEMEEVVGKIREMQDGPAVPDDDLRYIG from the coding sequence ATGGACGACATCGAGATCGACGAGGTGGCGACGCCGGAGCTCGACGACCCGGTGCTGATCGAGGGGCTGCCGGGCGTCGGCCACGTCGGAAAGCTCGCGGCCGAACACCTCCTCGAGGAGTTCGACGGGGAGCTGGTCCGCCGCGTGTACGCCACGGAATTCCCGCCGCAGGTGAGCGTCGACGGCGAGGACGGGGTCGCCGAACTCACCTGCGCGGAGTTTCACGCCGTCGAGACCGACGGCGCCGACCTGCTCGTGTTGACCGGCGACCACCAGGCGGGATCGAACGCGGGCCACTACCGGCTCACCTCGACGTTCCTCGACGTCGCCGAGTCGTTCGGCACGGAGCGCGCGTTCGCGCTCGGCGGCGTCCCGACGGGCGAGCTCGTCGAGGAGTACACGGTTCTCGGCGCGGTCTCCGAGTCGGCGCTCGCGGACGACCTCCGCGAGGCGGACGTCGAGTTCCGGCCGGACGAGCCGGCGGGCGGGATCGTCGGCGTCTCCGGGCTCGTGCTCGGACTCGGCGGCCGCCGCGGGCTCGAGGCGGCCTGCCTGATGGGCGAGACGAGCGGCTACCTCGTCGACCCGAAGAGCGCGCGGGCGGTGCTCGAGGTCCTCGAGAGCCTGCTCGAGTTCGAGCTCGGCTACGACTCCCTCGAGGACCGCGCCGAGGAGATGGAGGAGGTCGTCGGCAAGATCCGCGAGATGCAGGACGGCCCGGCGGTCCCCGACGACGACCTGCGGTACATCGGGTAG
- a CDS encoding RNA-protein complex protein Nop10: MRSDIRVCSDPEAIHDRPVYTLGDRCPECGAPAENGAPAPFDPTDRYGEYRRRARSDRPE, translated from the coding sequence GTGCGCTCCGACATCCGCGTCTGTTCCGACCCGGAAGCCATCCACGACCGGCCGGTGTACACGCTCGGCGACCGCTGCCCGGAGTGCGGCGCTCCCGCCGAGAACGGCGCGCCCGCCCCGTTCGACCCGACGGACCGGTACGGCGAGTACCGCCGGCGGGCGCGCTCGGACCGGCCGGAGTGA
- a CDS encoding translation initiation factor IF-2 subunit alpha, giving the protein MKYSGWPEPGELVVGEIDEIADFGVFVDLDQYEDKRGLCHISEVASGWIKNVRDHVREGQTVVAKVLEVDQSSNQIDLSIKDVNEHQRKETIQDWKNERKADNWMLIALGEDVDDDRYTSVANALLREYDSLYDAFEASAIRGLEALEDADLDDDAAESIVDAARENVSVPYVDVTGYVDLESAAADGVDDVKAALEAAEGNGEIPDGVELDVGYVGSPEYRIKVRAPDYKTAEDELEAAAERAREAIESAGGVGSFHRERREDDE; this is encoded by the coding sequence ATGAAGTACAGCGGCTGGCCCGAACCCGGTGAGCTCGTCGTCGGCGAGATCGACGAGATCGCCGACTTCGGCGTCTTCGTCGACCTCGACCAGTACGAGGACAAACGCGGCCTGTGTCACATCAGCGAGGTCGCCTCCGGCTGGATCAAGAACGTCCGCGACCACGTCCGCGAGGGACAGACGGTCGTCGCGAAGGTGCTGGAGGTCGATCAGTCCTCCAACCAGATCGACCTGTCGATCAAGGACGTCAACGAACACCAGCGCAAGGAGACGATACAGGACTGGAAGAACGAGCGCAAGGCCGACAACTGGATGCTGATCGCGCTCGGCGAGGACGTCGACGACGACCGGTACACCTCGGTCGCCAACGCCCTCCTCCGCGAGTACGACTCGCTGTACGACGCCTTCGAGGCGTCGGCCATCCGCGGGCTCGAGGCGCTCGAGGACGCCGATCTCGACGACGACGCGGCGGAATCGATCGTCGACGCGGCCCGCGAGAACGTCTCGGTCCCGTACGTCGACGTCACGGGCTACGTCGACCTCGAGTCGGCCGCCGCCGACGGCGTCGACGACGTCAAGGCCGCCCTGGAGGCGGCCGAGGGGAACGGCGAGATCCCCGACGGCGTCGAGCTCGACGTGGGCTACGTCGGCTCGCCCGAGTACCGGATCAAGGTCCGCGCGCCCGACTACAAGACGGCCGAGGACGAGCTCGAGGCCGCCGCGGAGCGCGCCCGCGAGGCGATCGAGTCCGCCGGCGGCGTCGGGTCGTTCCACCGCGAGCGGCGCGAGGACGACGAGTAA
- a CDS encoding 30S ribosomal protein S27e: MAGSFHRVRCGDCENEQVVFGKASSVVSCAVCGTTLATPTGGEAELAGDVVETVEAR, translated from the coding sequence ATGGCGGGAAGCTTCCACCGCGTGCGCTGTGGGGACTGTGAGAACGAACAAGTCGTCTTCGGCAAGGCGTCCTCGGTCGTCTCGTGTGCCGTCTGCGGCACCACGCTCGCGACCCCGACCGGCGGGGAGGCCGAGCTTGCCGGCGACGTCGTGGAAACCGTTGAGGCGCGGTAA
- a CDS encoding 50S ribosomal protein L44e, with protein MEMPRRFNTYCPHCDSHQEHEVEKVRSGRATGMKRDARQRRRALATIGNAGGYSKVPGGDKPTKKTHLKYRCSDCGKAHMREGWRAGRLTFQE; from the coding sequence ATGGAAATGCCACGCCGCTTCAATACGTACTGCCCTCACTGTGACTCCCATCAGGAGCACGAGGTCGAGAAGGTCCGATCGGGCCGTGCGACCGGCATGAAACGCGACGCGCGACAGCGACGCCGCGCGCTCGCGACGATCGGCAACGCCGGCGGGTACTCGAAGGTGCCCGGTGGGGACAAACCCACCAAGAAGACCCACCTGAAGTACCGCTGTAGCGACTGCGGGAAGGCCCACATGCGCGAGGGATGGCGCGCGGGCCGACTCACCTTCCAGGAGTGA
- a CDS encoding M42 family metallopeptidase: MSTAFDDEEGLLYELTEARGVPGYEDRVREIVRRELADSVDRVRTDAMGNVVGTIEGDADPDYSVAVAAHMDEIGFMVRHVDDDGFVRVDALGGFDPRVLRAQRVTVHGEEDLTGVIGSVPPHTLTDEQREADDEVSDVFIDLGRDADAVADLVSVGDLVTLDQTTTRMGDCVTGKALDDRVCLFAALEAVRRIAEPDVTIHVAATVQEEVGLRGAHALGVDVDPDLAIALDVTVANDVPQIGEAADAVTSLGEGAAIKLKDSSVITSPKVHRRLTEVAESNDIDHQHEVLPAGGTDTAGFQTPGGAKPVGAISIPTRYLHTVTETANLGDVAAATDLLTAFLESETGDHDYTL; this comes from the coding sequence ATGTCAACCGCGTTCGACGACGAGGAGGGCCTGCTGTACGAACTGACCGAGGCCCGAGGGGTTCCGGGGTACGAGGACCGCGTCCGCGAGATCGTTCGCCGCGAGCTCGCCGACTCGGTCGACCGCGTCCGCACGGACGCGATGGGGAACGTCGTCGGGACGATCGAGGGCGACGCGGACCCCGACTACTCGGTCGCGGTGGCGGCCCACATGGACGAGATCGGGTTCATGGTCCGGCACGTCGACGACGACGGGTTCGTCCGGGTCGACGCGCTCGGCGGGTTCGACCCGCGCGTGCTTCGGGCCCAGCGCGTGACCGTCCACGGCGAGGAGGACCTCACGGGCGTCATCGGATCGGTCCCGCCCCACACGCTCACCGACGAGCAGCGGGAGGCGGACGACGAGGTGTCGGACGTCTTCATCGACCTCGGCCGCGACGCCGACGCGGTCGCGGACCTGGTGAGCGTCGGCGACCTCGTCACGCTCGACCAGACGACGACGCGGATGGGCGACTGCGTCACCGGGAAGGCGCTCGACGACCGCGTCTGCCTGTTCGCGGCCCTCGAGGCCGTGAGGCGGATCGCGGAGCCGGACGTCACGATCCACGTCGCCGCGACGGTCCAGGAGGAGGTCGGACTCCGCGGCGCGCACGCCCTCGGCGTCGACGTCGACCCCGATCTGGCGATCGCCCTCGACGTCACCGTCGCCAACGACGTCCCGCAGATCGGCGAGGCGGCCGACGCGGTGACGAGCCTCGGCGAGGGCGCGGCGATCAAGCTCAAGGACTCCTCCGTGATCACGAGCCCGAAGGTCCACCGGCGGCTGACCGAGGTCGCGGAGTCGAACGACATCGACCACCAACACGAGGTGTTGCCGGCGGGCGGCACCGACACCGCCGGCTTCCAGACGCCGGGCGGCGCGAAGCCGGTCGGCGCGATCTCGATCCCCACCCGGTACCTCCACACGGTGACGGAGACCGCGAACCTCGGCGACGTCGCGGCGGCGACCGATCTGTTGACGGCCTTCCTCGAGTCGGAGACGGGCGACCACGACTACACGCTGTAG
- a CDS encoding MTH865 family protein, producing MTDVKAELREQFMDAFGGADFPVQNQMDLVPALPNGPATKFEAGDVSFTAMELAAKLGSAQDFPYDTPEELVDDVLEALESKDLI from the coding sequence ATGACCGACGTCAAAGCGGAACTCCGCGAACAGTTCATGGACGCGTTCGGCGGTGCCGACTTCCCCGTACAGAACCAGATGGACCTCGTCCCCGCGCTGCCGAACGGCCCGGCGACGAAGTTCGAGGCGGGCGACGTGAGCTTCACGGCGATGGAACTCGCCGCCAAGCTCGGCAGCGCCCAGGACTTCCCGTACGACACGCCCGAGGAGCTCGTCGACGACGTCCTCGAGGCGCTCGAGTCGAAGGACCTGATCTGA
- a CDS encoding J domain-containing protein, whose amino-acid sequence MTVAATGVVPPWVFWGVALGVAASVVVAIVFYLGHRLFPEKASSVEGTPNGDARRRGEIRAYLAAIGERFLEDHAVAGVVVPFYLPARGVAVTFDAHDYFRLEGENVHAVLCEHEMPGRGLGRRLPFDVTEPDWGSDPDRSRRDGRVADAYAELGLPTDADADAVKRAYRERVKETHPDRGGDEEAFRRVQEAYATASDHADGGASAPERSGPADRSGRSGREGRRGGYGFGR is encoded by the coding sequence GTGACCGTGGCCGCTACCGGCGTCGTCCCGCCGTGGGTGTTCTGGGGGGTCGCCCTCGGCGTCGCAGCGAGCGTCGTCGTCGCGATCGTCTTCTACCTCGGGCACCGGCTGTTCCCGGAGAAGGCGTCGTCCGTCGAGGGGACGCCGAACGGCGACGCGCGCCGTCGCGGCGAGATCCGCGCGTACCTGGCGGCGATCGGTGAGCGCTTCCTCGAGGACCACGCGGTCGCCGGCGTCGTCGTCCCCTTCTACCTCCCGGCCCGCGGGGTCGCCGTGACCTTCGACGCGCACGACTACTTCCGGCTCGAGGGCGAGAACGTCCACGCCGTGTTGTGCGAACACGAGATGCCCGGCCGCGGGCTCGGCCGCCGGCTCCCGTTCGACGTGACCGAGCCCGACTGGGGCTCCGACCCCGATCGGTCCCGGCGGGACGGCCGCGTCGCGGACGCGTACGCCGAGCTCGGTCTCCCGACCGACGCCGACGCCGACGCGGTGAAACGCGCCTACCGCGAGCGCGTCAAGGAGACGCACCCGGACCGCGGCGGCGACGAGGAGGCGTTCCGCCGGGTCCAGGAGGCGTACGCGACCGCCAGCGACCACGCCGACGGGGGCGCGTCCGCACCCGAGCGGTCCGGTCCGGCCGACCGGTCCGGTCGATCCGGCCGGGAGGGTCGTCGGGGCGGGTACGGGTTCGGGCGCTGA
- a CDS encoding NAD(P)-dependent alcohol dehydrogenase encodes MRAARLHEYTDDMTEGLSIDEVDRPAATGASDVIVEVEGAGWCQTDNHIIEGMWTEYVPQELPLTLGHENAGTVVETGEDVELVEPGDPVICHPVQTCGTCRPCRLGETMYCENDAFNGLTTDGGFADYLHTSERSVIPLPDGVSPVDIAPHADAGITAYHAAKKAVAELNPGDHAVVIGIGGLGHIGLQCLDAMSAARITAVDVKASALELADRYGADHLVNPAEEDVRAEVDGITDGTGAAQVLDFVGEDVTTAYAPDVTAAGGDHHVIGYGGHVHEPAQALVNGEFSFVGNIVGRYAELQELVALVEQGDVDLHTSRYDLGEVNTVAEKLEHGEIDGRAVITP; translated from the coding sequence ATGCGCGCAGCCAGACTCCACGAGTACACCGACGACATGACGGAGGGGCTCTCGATCGACGAGGTCGACCGCCCGGCGGCGACCGGCGCGAGCGACGTGATAGTCGAGGTCGAGGGGGCGGGATGGTGTCAGACCGACAACCACATCATCGAGGGGATGTGGACGGAGTACGTCCCGCAGGAACTTCCCCTCACCCTCGGCCACGAGAACGCCGGCACCGTCGTCGAGACGGGCGAGGACGTCGAGCTCGTCGAGCCGGGCGACCCCGTGATCTGCCACCCGGTCCAGACGTGCGGCACCTGCCGGCCCTGCCGGCTCGGCGAGACGATGTACTGCGAGAACGACGCGTTCAACGGGCTGACCACGGACGGCGGCTTCGCCGACTACCTCCACACGAGCGAGCGCTCGGTCATCCCGCTGCCCGACGGTGTCAGTCCGGTCGACATCGCGCCGCACGCCGACGCCGGGATCACGGCGTACCACGCCGCGAAGAAGGCGGTCGCCGAGTTGAACCCCGGCGACCACGCGGTCGTGATCGGCATCGGCGGACTGGGCCACATCGGCCTCCAGTGTCTCGACGCGATGAGCGCCGCCCGGATCACCGCGGTCGACGTGAAGGCGTCCGCGCTCGAGTTGGCGGACCGGTACGGCGCGGATCACCTGGTCAACCCGGCCGAGGAGGACGTGCGCGCGGAGGTCGACGGGATCACCGACGGGACGGGCGCGGCGCAGGTGCTCGACTTCGTCGGCGAGGACGTCACCACGGCGTACGCGCCCGACGTCACCGCCGCCGGCGGCGACCACCACGTCATCGGCTACGGCGGGCACGTCCACGAGCCGGCACAGGCGCTGGTGAACGGCGAGTTCTCCTTCGTCGGCAACATCGTTGGTCGGTACGCGGAGCTCCAGGAGCTGGTCGCGCTCGTCGAGCAGGGCGACGTCGACCTCCACACGAGCCGGTACGACCTCGGCGAGGTCAACACCGTCGCGGAGAAGCTCGAACACGGCGAGATCGACGGCCGCGCCGTGATCACGCCCTGA
- a CDS encoding thiamine pyrophosphate-dependent enzyme — translation MDESDDASDDASVDAAAAPADPLADEDVHRVLDPDGRPLPDATVPDLSDDRFRAIYRDMVVTRRFDERAVSLQRQGRMGTYAPCAGQEGSAVGSTHALEDRDLISYQYREHGAVVVRDLLAEYLPYWMGHESGTAAIAEGNVFPLNIGIAAHLPHAVGAAWAFDLRDEDRVVACHFGDGATSEGDFHEALNFAGVFDTPTLFCCHNNGWAISVPRERQTATATLAAKATAYGFEGVRVDGMDPLASYAVTREAAERAREAGSGSDADDSGSDAAGSGSPARPVLIEFVEYRYGAHTTADDPTAYRDDDAVDPWRAIDPIDRMETFLRETGRIDDEGVAAARDRADDLVAEAIDAAEAVEPDPAAMFDHAYADLPLELRRQRDELLAAIEEHGEEAFDAGE, via the coding sequence ATGGACGAGAGCGACGACGCCAGCGACGACGCCTCCGTCGATGCCGCCGCCGCCCCCGCGGATCCGCTCGCCGACGAGGACGTCCACCGCGTGCTCGACCCGGACGGGCGACCGCTCCCGGACGCGACCGTGCCGGACCTCTCCGACGATCGGTTCCGGGCGATCTACCGCGACATGGTGGTCACCCGCCGGTTCGACGAGCGCGCCGTCAGCCTCCAGCGACAGGGTCGGATGGGGACGTACGCGCCGTGTGCCGGCCAGGAGGGGTCCGCCGTGGGGTCGACCCACGCGCTCGAGGACCGCGACCTGATCAGCTACCAGTACCGCGAGCACGGCGCGGTCGTCGTCCGCGACCTGCTCGCCGAGTACCTCCCGTACTGGATGGGCCACGAGTCCGGGACGGCGGCGATCGCCGAGGGGAACGTCTTCCCGCTCAACATCGGGATCGCGGCGCACCTCCCGCACGCGGTGGGGGCGGCGTGGGCGTTCGACCTCCGCGACGAGGACCGGGTGGTGGCGTGTCACTTCGGCGACGGCGCGACGAGCGAGGGCGACTTCCACGAGGCGCTCAACTTCGCGGGCGTCTTCGACACGCCGACCCTGTTCTGTTGTCACAACAACGGCTGGGCGATCTCGGTTCCACGGGAGCGCCAGACCGCGACCGCGACGCTCGCGGCGAAGGCGACCGCCTACGGCTTCGAAGGCGTCCGCGTCGACGGGATGGACCCGCTCGCGAGCTACGCCGTCACGCGCGAGGCCGCCGAGCGCGCCCGTGAAGCCGGTTCGGGATCCGACGCGGACGACTCGGGATCCGACGCGGCGGGGTCCGGATCTCCGGCCCGTCCGGTCCTGATCGAGTTCGTCGAGTACCGCTACGGCGCGCACACCACCGCCGACGACCCCACCGCCTACCGCGACGACGACGCGGTCGACCCCTGGCGGGCGATCGACCCGATCGACCGCATGGAGACGTTCCTCCGGGAGACGGGGCGGATCGACGACGAGGGCGTCGCGGCGGCCCGCGACCGCGCCGACGACCTCGTCGCGGAGGCGATCGACGCCGCCGAGGCGGTCGAGCCCGACCCGGCCGCGATGTTCGATCACGCCTACGCCGACCTCCCGCTCGAGCTCCGCCGGCAGCGCGACGAGCTGCTCGCGGCGATCGAGGAACACGGCGAGGAGGCGTTCGACGCGGGCGAGTGA
- a CDS encoding DUF4260 domain-containing protein — MEPRTFLRIEGLAAVGLALGGYFTLDGPIWLLVVLALAPDLSMLGYLVGPKLGSLSYNIVHTYTLPLTLGGFGFWVDVQLALLVALIWIGHIGADRLFGYGLKFESGFKNTHLTTQPAPIEALTTSDE; from the coding sequence ATGGAACCACGAACGTTCTTACGCATCGAGGGGTTGGCTGCGGTGGGGCTCGCGTTGGGAGGCTATTTCACGCTTGATGGTCCGATCTGGCTGCTGGTTGTGCTGGCGCTGGCCCCTGATCTATCCATGCTCGGCTATCTTGTAGGCCCGAAGCTTGGAAGTCTAAGCTATAACATCGTCCATACGTACACACTACCGCTTACACTCGGAGGCTTTGGATTCTGGGTTGACGTTCAACTGGCGTTACTCGTCGCTCTGATTTGGATCGGACATATTGGAGCGGATCGGCTATTTGGTTATGGCCTCAAGTTCGAATCCGGATTCAAGAATACGCACCTCACTACCCAACCAGCCCCAATTGAAGCCCTCACAACGTCTGACGAATGA
- a CDS encoding LamG-like jellyroll fold domain-containing protein encodes MDDTKRRRVLQLGGAALVSGLAGCNGILGNDIQDTDGDGVIDSEDYAPRDPEIQREEQVKGEGSTETETETQAETETETETETQAETPVAGEDLISWWPFSQNVNDTAGDNDASAPIGNPQIETVADRTAVRFDGDDGLRVARGGNEPELSLLDRNDGPASITMQVYFAEPTGSQPFEGTGTPRHSILRNDTGYNITAKGESGDSSVNLRFGVRPYSDTPSRGYSMPDDVQIPLSVQEWHQISVVFNSTKYVRIYVDDERVFADDSMQGYNNAASDFWPDITIGSWYGGNPEEWANLMNGAISDLRMYGTGLTAEEISQIYTNTN; translated from the coding sequence ATGGATGACACCAAACGGAGGCGTGTACTCCAGTTAGGTGGGGCAGCACTCGTAAGCGGACTCGCAGGCTGTAATGGTATCTTAGGTAATGATATTCAGGATACGGACGGAGACGGTGTAATTGACAGTGAAGACTATGCACCGCGTGACCCAGAGATACAGCGGGAAGAACAGGTGAAAGGGGAGGGATCGACAGAAACGGAGACAGAAACGCAGGCAGAAACGGAGACAGAAACGGAGACAGAAACGCAGGCAGAAACGCCGGTAGCCGGAGAAGATTTGATCAGTTGGTGGCCGTTTAGTCAGAATGTCAATGATACAGCGGGGGACAATGACGCGTCGGCTCCGATTGGAAACCCTCAAATCGAAACTGTGGCTGATCGGACTGCGGTCAGATTCGACGGCGACGATGGACTGCGAGTCGCCCGCGGCGGTAATGAGCCTGAACTGTCTCTTCTTGACCGAAATGATGGACCAGCCAGCATCACGATGCAAGTATATTTTGCGGAGCCAACCGGTTCTCAACCGTTCGAGGGCACGGGAACACCGCGTCACAGTATCTTGAGAAACGATACGGGCTACAATATCACAGCGAAGGGAGAATCAGGAGATTCAAGCGTCAATTTACGTTTCGGCGTCAGGCCGTATAGTGATACACCATCTCGGGGGTATAGCATGCCTGACGATGTACAGATCCCACTATCCGTACAGGAGTGGCACCAAATTTCGGTCGTGTTCAATTCTACCAAATATGTTCGAATTTACGTCGATGACGAGCGAGTCTTTGCCGACGATTCAATGCAGGGCTACAATAATGCTGCCTCGGACTTCTGGCCAGATATCACAATCGGGAGCTGGTATGGTGGAAATCCCGAAGAGTGGGCCAATTTGATGAACGGCGCTATCTCCGACCTACGTATGTATGGTACCGGCCTCACAGCTGAAGAGATCTCTCAGATATACACCAACACGAACTGA